A stretch of the Clostridiales bacterium genome encodes the following:
- a CDS encoding ANTAR domain-containing protein: protein MARIIIAGSTEQSREQLSRLLASSGHPVFRICSNAGELRRALNETEDGLLILAGRMADCRPDDLVWDYGDRVHILLIAREPVLEECESPEIFRLALPVSGQTVIGSVEMLTQMHRMRMPKRTGADKQIVEQAKELLMRRHGISEAEAHRTLQRFAMDHGMKMTEYAEKIIRSLG, encoded by the coding sequence GTGGCACGCATCATCATTGCGGGCAGCACAGAGCAGAGCCGGGAGCAGCTGTCACGGCTGCTCGCTTCCTCCGGACACCCGGTATTCAGGATCTGCAGCAACGCCGGCGAGCTCCGGCGCGCACTGAACGAGACGGAGGACGGCCTGCTGATCCTGGCGGGCCGGATGGCCGACTGCAGGCCGGATGACCTGGTATGGGATTACGGCGACCGGGTGCATATCCTGCTGATTGCCCGGGAACCCGTGCTGGAGGAATGCGAATCACCGGAAATATTCAGGCTGGCCCTGCCGGTTTCGGGGCAGACGGTGATTGGATCAGTGGAAATGCTGACCCAGATGCACCGGATGCGGATGCCGAAACGGACCGGGGCGGACAAACAGATCGTGGAGCAGGCAAAGGAGCTGCTGATGCGGCGGCACGGAATCAGTGAAGCCGAAGCGCACCGGACATTGCAAAGGTTCGCGATGGACCACGGAATGAAAATGACGGAATACGCGGAAAAGATCATCCGGAGCCTGGGATGA
- the gltB gene encoding glutamate synthase large subunit gives MRDRQFPLYREELEHDSCGVGAVADLEGKYTHRTVEQALAIVERLAHRAGSDAPGTTGDGVGIMTELPHTLFAAWAQEEGIPLGKAGDYGVGMFFLPEDETGMQEACAIFEQLTAAEGIPAAGWRDVPCHPAQLGAGARRTMPRIRQCFLRRPAGIYAGADFERHLYVLRRTFEKQNTDTYICSLSARTIVYKGMMLVNQLRSFYDDLQDVRYTSRMAMVHSRFSTNTFPSWSKAHPQRMLLHNGEINTIRGNHDRMKAREETMRSAVMGGEMRRVLPVVSDDGSDSQMLDNTLEFLAMNGFPLPLAGMILLPEPWQHQREESPWRDLYRYYATMMEPWDGPAAILYSDGERVCASLDRNGLRPLRCALTDDRRLILSSEAGVLPEESAHIVRRWKLTGGEVLEADLASGKLRESKELKTFYAGQHPYGEWMKKLIRLEDLPEQTGKAEARSAEERTRLCRAFRYTWEDLRDIILPMAENAAEPIGSMGADVPVAALSKTHPPLYDYFRQRFAQVTNPPIDALREEIKTDCSVYIGDDGNLLDAGADNCTVLELPSPVLTEEELERIRTIDSPDFRVRTISLLYNKKEKLRDALAGFFAECDRACADGMNILILSDRGVDAEHLAIPSLLAVSGLEQHLIRVKKRTAVSVVLESGEPRDVHQLALLVAYGARAVNPYLAHECVRALCEAGQVHFEPEEAVRRYNKALTAGVLKIASKMGVSTLQAYQSAQLFEAVGLDEAYVDTYFTNTPCVLGGTDLNKTEEDSRYHHQAAYGGSIDGLPAVGSHRLRGGEGTEEHLYSPETIHLLQQAVWTDSPETFEIYAARVENEGPRTIRSMLTFRYDMCREIPLDEVESAREIVKRFRTGAMSYGSISQEAHECLARAMNRLGGRSNSGEGGELPERFGTELNSAIKQVASGRFGVTREYLLSAKEIQIKMAQGAKPGEGGHLPGAKVTESVAKTRCSTPGISLISPPPHHDIYSIEDLAELIYDLQCANEQAKVTVKLVSTTGVGTIASGVAKAGAGGILISGGEGGTGAAPLSSVHHAGLPWEIGLAEAHQVLCRNRLRQKVTLETDGKLMTGHDVMVALLLGAEQFGFATAPLVTMGCRMMRVCQLGTCPFGIATQNPELRKRFIGKPEYVERFMLYIAEDMRKIMAKLGARTVDELVGRSDLLAQKPGTPADLSALVGFARNTHMRPEAKHDFHLAERADARLYQDHVHLSTTDRAFGTMLKGERTIQAQGCGGQSFGAFLPEGQKITLYGTSNDYLGKGLSGGTLAVCPSADSVWKPEDILIGNVALYGATSGYTFIAGRAGERFAVRNSGAWAVVEGVGDHGCEYMTGGRVAVLGPVGDNFAAGMSGGIAWVLDEDGMLEKRMNNGHAHVYPVSAEREGELRRLLQMHVQATGSRKAEAILEHFAERIRDFRMIISDEYLEYLNRA, from the coding sequence ATGCGGGACCGGCAATTTCCGCTGTACCGGGAAGAATTGGAACACGACAGCTGCGGCGTGGGCGCCGTGGCGGACCTGGAAGGTAAATATACCCACCGCACCGTGGAGCAGGCGCTCGCCATCGTGGAGCGCCTGGCCCACCGTGCCGGCAGCGACGCGCCCGGAACGACCGGGGACGGCGTCGGCATCATGACGGAACTCCCGCACACGCTGTTCGCGGCGTGGGCGCAGGAGGAAGGCATCCCGCTGGGGAAGGCCGGCGACTACGGCGTCGGCATGTTCTTCCTGCCGGAGGATGAAACCGGCATGCAGGAAGCCTGCGCGATCTTTGAACAGCTGACGGCGGCGGAAGGAATCCCGGCTGCCGGCTGGCGCGACGTGCCCTGCCACCCGGCCCAGCTGGGCGCCGGCGCGCGGCGGACCATGCCGCGGATCCGGCAGTGCTTTTTGCGCCGTCCGGCGGGCATTTACGCCGGCGCGGACTTTGAACGGCATCTCTATGTCCTGCGGAGGACATTTGAAAAACAGAATACGGACACGTATATCTGCTCCCTGAGCGCACGGACCATTGTCTACAAGGGAATGATGCTGGTGAACCAGCTTCGTTCCTTTTATGACGACCTGCAGGACGTGCGCTATACGAGCCGGATGGCCATGGTGCATTCCCGGTTCTCGACCAATACGTTCCCGAGCTGGAGCAAGGCGCATCCCCAGCGGATGCTGCTGCACAACGGCGAAATCAATACGATCCGCGGCAACCATGACCGCATGAAGGCCCGCGAAGAAACCATGCGCTCCGCCGTGATGGGCGGGGAAATGCGCCGGGTGCTTCCGGTGGTTTCGGACGACGGAAGCGACAGCCAGATGCTGGACAACACTCTGGAGTTCCTGGCGATGAACGGCTTCCCGCTTCCGCTGGCGGGCATGATCCTGCTGCCGGAGCCCTGGCAGCACCAGCGGGAGGAGAGCCCGTGGAGGGACCTCTACCGCTACTATGCCACGATGATGGAACCCTGGGACGGCCCGGCGGCCATCCTGTACTCCGACGGTGAGCGCGTATGCGCGTCCCTGGACCGGAACGGCCTGCGCCCGCTGCGCTGCGCGCTGACGGATGACCGGCGGCTGATCCTTTCCTCCGAGGCGGGCGTGCTGCCGGAGGAAAGCGCGCATATCGTGCGCCGGTGGAAGCTGACCGGCGGCGAAGTGCTGGAGGCGGATCTTGCCAGCGGCAAACTGCGGGAAAGCAAAGAGTTGAAGACCTTCTATGCCGGGCAGCACCCATACGGCGAATGGATGAAGAAGCTGATCCGCCTGGAAGACCTGCCGGAGCAGACAGGAAAAGCGGAGGCGCGCAGCGCTGAAGAGCGCACGCGGCTGTGCCGTGCCTTCCGGTATACGTGGGAAGACCTGCGGGATATCATTCTCCCGATGGCCGAAAACGCCGCCGAACCGATCGGCTCCATGGGCGCGGATGTACCGGTGGCGGCGCTGTCGAAGACGCACCCGCCGCTGTATGACTATTTCCGCCAGCGCTTCGCGCAGGTGACCAACCCGCCGATTGACGCGCTGCGGGAGGAGATCAAGACCGACTGCTCCGTGTACATCGGCGACGACGGCAACCTGCTGGACGCCGGGGCGGACAACTGCACGGTGCTGGAACTGCCTTCTCCGGTGCTGACAGAGGAGGAACTGGAACGGATCCGCACGATTGACAGCCCGGACTTCCGGGTGCGGACCATTTCCCTTTTATATAATAAGAAAGAAAAACTCCGGGACGCGCTGGCCGGGTTCTTCGCGGAATGCGACCGGGCCTGCGCGGACGGGATGAATATCCTGATCCTGTCCGACCGGGGCGTGGACGCGGAGCACCTGGCGATCCCGTCCCTGCTGGCGGTATCCGGGCTGGAACAGCACCTGATCCGCGTGAAGAAGCGGACGGCGGTATCAGTGGTGCTGGAAAGCGGCGAGCCGCGGGACGTGCACCAGCTGGCGCTGCTGGTGGCCTACGGCGCACGGGCGGTGAACCCGTACCTGGCGCACGAGTGCGTGCGTGCCCTGTGCGAAGCCGGACAGGTGCACTTTGAACCGGAAGAGGCGGTGCGCCGGTACAACAAGGCGCTGACTGCCGGCGTGCTGAAGATTGCCTCGAAGATGGGCGTTTCCACCCTGCAGGCGTACCAGAGCGCGCAGCTGTTTGAGGCGGTGGGCCTGGACGAGGCGTATGTGGACACCTACTTTACGAATACCCCGTGCGTGCTGGGCGGCACGGACCTGAACAAAACCGAAGAGGACAGCCGGTACCACCACCAGGCGGCGTACGGCGGATCCATCGACGGCCTGCCGGCCGTCGGCAGCCACCGCCTGCGCGGCGGGGAAGGCACCGAGGAGCACCTGTACAGCCCGGAGACGATCCACCTGCTGCAGCAGGCGGTGTGGACGGACAGCCCGGAAACATTTGAAATATATGCCGCGCGGGTGGAAAACGAGGGCCCGCGGACGATCCGGTCCATGCTGACCTTCCGGTATGACATGTGCCGGGAGATCCCGCTGGACGAGGTGGAAAGCGCAAGAGAGATTGTGAAGCGCTTCCGCACCGGCGCGATGAGCTACGGCTCCATCTCGCAGGAAGCCCATGAGTGCCTGGCCCGCGCGATGAACCGCCTGGGCGGGCGCTCCAACAGCGGCGAGGGCGGCGAACTGCCCGAGCGCTTCGGCACGGAGCTGAACTCTGCCATCAAGCAGGTGGCCAGCGGACGGTTCGGCGTGACGCGGGAATACCTGCTGAGCGCGAAGGAAATCCAGATCAAGATGGCGCAGGGCGCGAAACCCGGTGAGGGCGGACACCTGCCCGGCGCGAAGGTGACAGAGAGCGTGGCGAAGACCCGCTGCTCGACCCCGGGAATCTCCCTGATCTCCCCGCCTCCGCACCATGACATCTATTCCATTGAAGACCTCGCGGAGCTGATTTACGACCTGCAGTGCGCCAACGAGCAGGCGAAGGTGACCGTGAAGCTCGTCTCCACCACCGGGGTGGGCACGATTGCCAGCGGCGTGGCGAAGGCCGGCGCCGGCGGCATCCTGATTTCCGGCGGCGAGGGCGGCACCGGCGCGGCGCCGCTGAGCAGCGTGCACCACGCGGGCCTGCCCTGGGAGATCGGCCTGGCGGAAGCCCACCAGGTGCTGTGCCGGAACCGGCTGCGTCAGAAGGTGACCCTGGAAACCGACGGAAAGCTGATGACCGGCCATGACGTGATGGTCGCGCTGCTGCTGGGCGCGGAGCAGTTCGGCTTCGCGACGGCGCCGCTGGTGACCATGGGATGCCGGATGATGCGTGTATGCCAGCTGGGCACCTGCCCGTTCGGCATTGCGACGCAGAACCCGGAGCTGCGCAAGCGCTTTATCGGGAAACCGGAATATGTGGAACGGTTCATGCTGTATATCGCGGAGGATATGCGGAAGATCATGGCGAAGCTCGGCGCGCGGACCGTGGACGAGCTGGTGGGCCGGAGCGACCTGCTGGCCCAGAAGCCCGGGACGCCGGCGGACCTTTCCGCCCTGGTGGGTTTTGCCCGGAACACGCATATGCGGCCGGAAGCGAAGCACGACTTCCATCTTGCCGAGCGCGCGGACGCGCGGCTGTACCAGGACCACGTCCACCTGTCCACCACCGACCGGGCCTTCGGCACGATGCTGAAGGGCGAACGGACGATCCAGGCACAGGGCTGCGGCGGCCAGTCCTTCGGCGCCTTCCTGCCGGAGGGACAGAAGATTACCCTGTACGGAACCTCCAATGACTACCTGGGCAAGGGCCTGTCCGGCGGAACGCTGGCGGTGTGCCCGTCGGCGGACAGCGTGTGGAAGCCGGAGGATATCCTGATCGGCAACGTGGCGCTGTATGGCGCGACCAGCGGATATACCTTCATCGCCGGAAGAGCCGGCGAGCGCTTCGCGGTGCGCAACAGCGGCGCCTGGGCGGTCGTTGAAGGCGTGGGCGACCACGGATGCGAGTACATGACCGGCGGCCGGGTGGCCGTGCTCGGCCCGGTGGGCGACAACTTCGCCGCGGGCATGAGCGGCGGCATCGCCTGGGTGCTGGATGAGGACGGCATGCTGGAAAAGCGCATGAACAACGGCCATGCGCACGTGTATCCTGTCTCCGCGGAGCGGGAAGGCGAGCTGCGGCGCCTGCTGCAGATGCATGTGCAGGCGACCGGATCCCGAAAGGCCGAAGCGATCCTGGAACACTTTGCGGAGCGAATCAGGGATTTCCGGATGATTATTTCGGATGAATATCTTGAATATTTAAATCGTGCATAA